The following coding sequences lie in one Arachis hypogaea cultivar Tifrunner chromosome 4, arahy.Tifrunner.gnm2.J5K5, whole genome shotgun sequence genomic window:
- the LOC112797969 gene encoding uncharacterized protein, translated as MQALRDEITGLDNNYFLPSETYNYTTSMIQNTNNTLTSFQPYNNNNNQFYNGNNFLNQMFFPPEFILSNNSPTQSSCISSNNSTSDEADEQQQQQQSLILNERKHRRMISNRESARRSRMRKQKHLDELWSQVVWLRNENHQLLDKLNNVSESHDKVVQENVQLREEASELRQMLCDMQLHSPICPPPLSPFHHDDDEEEEEYLNYDDDSSNQSNTTSSMNLLG; from the coding sequence ATGCAAGCCTTAAGGGATGAAATCACAGGCCTTGATAATAATTATTTTCTCCCTTCAGAAACATATAACTATACTACCTCCATGATCCAAAATACCAACAATACCCTTACCTCTTTTCAACcatacaataacaacaacaaccaattcTATAATGGCAACAATTTCCTTAATCAAATGTTTTTTCCACCAGAATTTATTCTTAGCAACAATAGTCCTACTCAATCATCATGCATAAGTAGCAACAACTCAACCTCTGATGAAGCAGacgaacaacaacaacaacaacaaagtcttatcCTGAACGAGAGGAAACACAGGAGGATGATATCGAACCGGGAATCGGCTCGCCGGTCCCGGATGAGAAAGCAAAAACACCTTGATGAGCTTTGGTCACAGGTTGTTTGGCTGAGGAATGAGAATCACCAATTATTGGACAAATTAAATAATGTTTCAGAGTCACATGATAAAGTTGTTCAAGAGAATGTTCAATTAAGAGAAGAGGCTTCAGAACTTCGCCAAATGCTTTGTGACATGCAGCTACATAGTCCAATTTGCCCTCCTCCTTTGAGTCCTTTTcatcatgatgatgatgaagaagaagaagaatatctCAACTATGATGATGATTCCTCAAACCAATCCAACACCACAAGTTCTATGAACCTACTCGGATAA